A single Streptomyces mirabilis DNA region contains:
- a CDS encoding S8 family peptidase, which produces MAQTRQRRLRWAGCLTAVTTTAVLSAITLPAHAAPEGRILGAGEPGSVSGSYIVTLKGGTKAPSSVGKGIAEKYGARISHTYGTALNGYAVQVSERQARRLAGDSRVASVVQDTRVTLDHFEKNPPSWGLDRIDQPALPLDKGYTWPESAGAGVTAYVIDTGIRITHKDFGGRASYGWDFVDNDKAAGDGNGHGTHVAGTIAGTTYGVAKKAKVVSVRVLDNAGSGTTAQVIAGIDWVTRHAHKPAVANLSLGGHANAQLDVAVRNSIASGVTYSVAAGNDALPAGLYSPARVKEALTVGASDRTDARASFSNFGAALDLFAPGVAITSASYASDTGKATFSGTSMASPHVAGAAALYLAGHPKATPAQVGKALVQRAVYGKVGGAGLGSPNRLLQVGSS; this is translated from the coding sequence ATGGCACAGACGAGACAGCGGCGTCTGCGCTGGGCAGGATGCCTCACCGCGGTCACGACGACCGCGGTGCTTTCGGCCATCACCCTGCCCGCGCACGCCGCCCCGGAGGGGCGGATACTCGGCGCCGGCGAACCCGGTTCCGTCAGCGGTAGTTACATCGTGACGCTCAAGGGGGGTACGAAGGCTCCGTCGTCGGTGGGTAAGGGCATCGCCGAGAAGTACGGGGCGCGAATCAGCCACACGTACGGCACGGCGCTCAACGGATACGCGGTCCAGGTCAGCGAAAGGCAGGCTCGGCGGCTCGCGGGGGACTCCCGTGTGGCCTCCGTCGTCCAGGACACCCGAGTGACACTCGACCACTTCGAGAAGAACCCGCCGTCCTGGGGGCTGGACCGGATCGACCAGCCCGCTCTGCCGCTCGACAAGGGCTACACGTGGCCGGAGTCGGCGGGCGCGGGCGTGACGGCGTACGTCATCGACACGGGGATCCGGATCACGCACAAGGACTTCGGGGGGCGGGCCAGTTACGGCTGGGACTTCGTGGACAACGACAAGGCGGCGGGGGACGGAAACGGGCACGGGACCCATGTCGCCGGGACCATCGCGGGAACCACCTATGGTGTGGCGAAGAAGGCCAAGGTCGTGTCCGTGCGGGTGCTCGACAACGCCGGGTCCGGCACCACCGCGCAGGTCATCGCCGGTATCGACTGGGTGACCCGGCACGCGCACAAGCCGGCGGTCGCCAATCTGAGCCTGGGCGGCCACGCGAACGCCCAGCTGGACGTCGCCGTACGCAACTCCATCGCCTCGGGAGTGACGTACTCGGTCGCGGCGGGCAACGACGCGCTGCCCGCCGGGCTGTACTCCCCCGCCCGGGTCAAGGAGGCGCTGACGGTCGGAGCGAGTGACAGGACCGACGCCCGGGCGAGCTTCTCCAACTTCGGCGCGGCGCTCGACCTGTTCGCGCCCGGCGTGGCGATCACGTCGGCGTCGTACGCGAGCGACACCGGGAAGGCGACCTTCTCCGGTACGTCGATGGCGAGCCCGCATGTCGCGGGCGCGGCGGCGCTCTATCTCGCCGGCCACCCGAAGGCGACCCCGGCCCAAGTGGGCAAAGCGTTGGTTCAGCGGGCGGTGTACGGGAAGGTCGGCGGTGCGGGGCTCGGTTCGCCGAACAGGCTTCTGCAGGTCGGCTCTTCGTAA
- a CDS encoding alpha-1,4-glucan--maltose-1-phosphate maltosyltransferase, with translation MPATHHTSPPPTTTSDTPPIRKVDAVPRAPEQPSDQVGEGGGSVGRIPVVDVRPLVLQGRRPAKAVVGEAFEVSATVFREGHDAVAANVVLRDPEGRTGPWTPMRELAPGTDRWGATVSAGTTGHWTYTVEAWSDPVCTWRHHAGIKIPAGIDTELVLEEGARLYERAAAGVPKSKGRRDVVLTAADALRDVDRPAAARLAAARTPEVDRVLARHPLRELVSSSEPLPLLVERERALYGSWYEFFPRSESGHLDPPVHGTFRSAAERLPAIARMGFDVVYLPPIHPIGATYRKGPNNTLSAGAYDVGVPWAIGSPEGGHDAVHPDLGTIDDFDAFVRRAEREGLEIALDFALQCSPDHPWVQKHPEWFHHRADGSIAYAENPPKKYQDIYPIAFDRDMPGLVQETLRVLRHWMSHGVRIFRVDNPHTKPVVFWERVIADVNRTDPDVIFLAEAFTRPAMMRTLGAIGFQQSYTYFTWRNTKEELTDYLSELSGEAAAYMRPNFFVNTPDILHEFLQHGGRPAFELRAVLAATLSPTWGVYSGFELCENTPMRAGSEEYLNSEKYQLRPRDWESAEREGRSIAPLLGALNTIRRRSPALRQLRGLHFHHTDKDTVIAYSKSVTDGSGSNTVVVVVNLDPHHTQEATVSLDMPQLGLDWHESVPVRDELTGETYNWGRANYVRLEPGHSPAHILTVLRPSSPQIGGSPTT, from the coding sequence ATGCCCGCCACGCACCACACGTCGCCACCCCCGACGACCACCTCCGACACACCCCCCATACGCAAGGTCGACGCCGTCCCCCGCGCCCCGGAGCAACCCTCCGACCAGGTCGGCGAAGGCGGCGGGAGCGTCGGACGTATTCCCGTCGTCGACGTTCGGCCCCTCGTCCTGCAAGGCCGCCGCCCGGCCAAGGCGGTCGTCGGCGAGGCCTTCGAAGTCTCGGCCACCGTCTTCCGTGAAGGCCACGACGCCGTCGCCGCGAACGTCGTCCTGCGCGATCCGGAGGGCCGCACCGGCCCCTGGACCCCGATGCGCGAACTCGCCCCCGGCACCGACCGCTGGGGCGCCACCGTCTCCGCCGGGACGACCGGCCACTGGACGTACACCGTGGAGGCCTGGAGCGATCCGGTCTGCACCTGGCGCCATCACGCGGGGATCAAGATCCCGGCGGGCATCGACACGGAACTGGTCCTGGAGGAGGGCGCCCGGCTGTACGAGCGCGCTGCCGCCGGAGTGCCGAAGAGCAAGGGCAGAAGGGATGTCGTCCTCACCGCGGCGGACGCGCTGCGGGATGTGGACCGTCCCGCGGCGGCCCGGCTCGCCGCCGCCCGCACCCCTGAAGTGGACAGGGTCCTCGCTCGTCATCCGCTGCGTGAGCTGGTCAGCAGTTCGGAGCCGTTGCCCCTGCTGGTGGAGCGCGAGCGGGCGCTGTACGGCTCCTGGTACGAGTTCTTCCCGCGTTCGGAGAGCGGACATCTCGATCCGCCGGTGCACGGCACCTTCCGCAGCGCCGCCGAGCGGTTGCCCGCCATCGCGCGGATGGGCTTCGACGTGGTGTATCTGCCGCCGATCCATCCCATCGGGGCCACTTATCGCAAGGGGCCCAACAACACGCTCTCGGCTGGGGCCTACGACGTCGGTGTGCCGTGGGCGATCGGATCCCCGGAGGGCGGGCACGACGCCGTTCATCCGGACCTCGGCACGATCGACGACTTCGACGCCTTCGTGAGGCGGGCGGAGCGGGAGGGGCTGGAGATCGCGCTCGACTTCGCGCTGCAGTGCTCGCCGGACCACCCGTGGGTGCAGAAGCATCCCGAGTGGTTCCACCACCGGGCGGACGGGTCGATCGCGTACGCGGAGAATCCGCCGAAGAAGTACCAGGACATCTACCCGATCGCCTTCGACCGGGACATGCCGGGGCTGGTCCAGGAGACGTTGCGGGTGCTGCGGCACTGGATGAGCCACGGCGTGCGGATCTTCCGCGTCGACAACCCGCACACCAAGCCGGTCGTCTTCTGGGAGCGGGTCATCGCGGACGTCAACCGCACCGACCCGGACGTGATCTTCCTGGCCGAGGCGTTCACCCGGCCCGCGATGATGCGCACGCTGGGGGCGATCGGCTTCCAGCAGTCGTACACCTATTTCACCTGGCGCAACACGAAGGAGGAGCTCACCGACTACCTCAGTGAGCTGTCGGGGGAGGCGGCCGCCTACATGCGGCCCAATTTCTTCGTGAACACCCCGGACATCCTGCACGAGTTCCTTCAGCACGGCGGCCGGCCGGCCTTCGAACTGCGTGCGGTGCTCGCCGCGACGCTGTCTCCGACCTGGGGCGTCTACAGCGGATTCGAGCTCTGTGAGAACACCCCGATGCGTGCGGGCAGCGAAGAGTACCTGAACTCCGAGAAGTACCAACTGCGTCCGCGGGATTGGGAGTCGGCGGAGCGGGAGGGTCGTAGCATCGCGCCGTTGCTGGGTGCGCTCAACACCATCAGGCGGCGCAGTCCGGCGTTGCGCCAGTTGCGCGGCCTCCACTTCCACCACACGGACAAGGACACGGTGATCGCCTACTCGAAGTCGGTCACGGACGGGAGCGGATCGAACACGGTTGTGGTGGTGGTCAACCTCGACCCCCACCACACCCAGGAGGCGACGGTCTCGTTGGACATGCCGCAACTCGGCCTGGACTGGCACGAGTCCGTGCCGGTGCGCGACGAGCTCACCGGCGAGACCTACAACTGGGGCAGGGCCAACTATGTGCGTCTTGAGCCAGGGCATAGCCCCGCGCACATCCTCACCGTCCTGCGACCGTCCTCACCGCAGATCGGAGGGTCACCCACCACATGA